The following coding sequences lie in one Vanessa atalanta chromosome 1, ilVanAtal1.2, whole genome shotgun sequence genomic window:
- the LOC125067883 gene encoding facilitated trehalose transporter Tret1-like, which translates to MSFNKNNPNPMGKIMGYLKQLSTEMGASEQSRRGQQDEERLYRSRGPKYARVPSKPTLSASTTCTSLATSCGSQGTLVPNYATIPEIVSTESSSEDEQDSFEKTRRHFQQLRQISLGNEFKYKMEMEIKSAKEENLRNSIPFVKQLSTESNRVKTDYTINGDTQPYGPTTQRLYLWTQIFAAFAVSMGSLIVGFSSGYTSPALPSMNRTLTITNEENSWIGGLMPLAALVGGIAGGPLIEYIGRRLTIMCTALPFFLGWMLIANAMNVYMVLAGRALCGVCVGIGSLAFPVYLGETIQPEVRGALGLLPTAFGNTGILLAFFAGTYLNWSHLAFLGAALPVPFFLLMILTPETPRWYVTKGRAEDARKALQWLRGKNINIDKEMRDLTRSQAETDLTSTGNAFGQLFSRKYLPAVLISLGLMLFQQLSGINAVIFYASTIFQMAGSSLDENLCSIIIGIVNFISTFIATAIIDRLGRKMLLYISSVSMIVTLVALGSYFYVREVGTDVSSYGWLPLACLVIYVLGFSIGFGPIPWLMLGEILPSRIRGTAASMATGFNWTCTFIVTKSFHNIIAAINMYGTVWLFAVLCVIGLLFVIFFVPETRGKSLEEIEKKLTGGSRRVRNLNSNKSNQNGC; encoded by the exons ATGAGCTTCAATAAGAATAACCCCAACCCAATGGGGAAGATAATGGGATATCTCAAGCAGCTCTCCACCGAAATG GGAGCCAGCGAACAAAGCCGTCGTGGGCAACAGGACGAGGAACGATTATATCGTTCCCGTGGCCCGAAATACGCAAGAGTTCCATCAAAGCCCACGCTTTCTGCATCTACGACTTGCACGTCTCTCGCAACGTCCTGCGGCTCTCAAGGGACACTTGTTCCTAACTACGCCACTATTCCAGAGATTGTATCAACGGAAAGCAGTAGTGAGGACGAACAAGATTCTTTCGAAAAAACACGTCGTCATTTCCAACAGCTTCGCCAAATCAGTCTAGGGAacgaattcaaatataaaatggaGATGGAAATTAAAAGCGCTAAGGAAGAAAATTTACGCAATTCTATACCTTTTGTGAAACAACTAAGCACAGAGAGTAATAGAGTTAAAACTGATTACACAATCAATGGAGACACCCAACCCTATGGACCAACAACGCAGCGACTCTACCTATGGACCCAG ATTTTCGCAGCATTTGCCGTATCAATGGGCTCTCTTATTGTGGGCTTTTCATCGGGCTACACTTCACCAGCACTTCCTAGTATGAACAGGACACTCACTATTACAAATGAAGAg aaTAGTTGGATTGGAGGACTAATGCCGCTAGCTGCACTGGTGGGCGGCATTGCTGGCGGTCCCCTGATTGAATACATAGGAAGACGTTTGACGATTATGTGTACGGCATTGCCATTCTTCTTGGGTTGGATGCTTATTGCGAATGCCATGAATGTTTATATGGTATTAGCTGGAAGAGCTCTCTGTGGTGTATGCGTTGGCATAGGAAGTCTTGCATTCCCTGTCTATCTCGGCGAAACAATTCAACCGGAAGTCCGCGGAGCTTTAGGACTTTTACCTACCGCTTTTGGTAATACAGGTATACTTCTAGCATTCTTTGCTGGAACATACTTAAATTGGTCACATCTAGCATTCCTTGGCGCTGCTTTACCAGTTCCATTCTTTTTATTGATGATTTTAACTCCTGAGACCCCGAGATGGTATGTCACAAAAGGGCGAGCGGAAGATGCAAGAAAAGCCCTGCAATGGTTGAGaggaaagaatataaatatcgatAAGGAAATGAGAGATTTGACGCGTTCTCAAGCTGAAACTGATCTTACGTCCACTGGCAACGCTTTCGGACAGCTATTTTCAAGAAAATACCTTCCGGCCGTCTTAATTTCTCTTGGTCTGATGCTGTTTCAACAATTAAGTGGAATCAATGCAGTCATTTTCTACGCATCGACAATATTTCAAATGGCCGGTAGCAGTCTCGATGAAAACTTATGCAGTATCATTATAGGTATTGTAAACTTCATATCAACGTTCATCGCGACGGCCATTATCGATCGTCTCGGCAGAAAAATGCTACTCTACATTTCATCTGTATCAATGATCGTCACCTTAGTAGCTCTGGGATCATACTTTTATGTAAGAGAAGTTGGAACAGATGTCAGTAGCTACGGGTGGTTACCTCTGGCTTGTCTTGTAATCTACGTCTTGGGATTCTCCATCGGTTTCGGTCCCATTCCATGGTTGATGTTGGGAGAAATCTTACCATCAAGAATACGCGGTACTGCTGCTTCAATGGCAACTGGCTTCAACTGGACATGCACATTTATCGTGACTAAATCATTCCACAACATTATAGCCGCAATCAACATGTACGGCACAGTCTGGTTGTTTGCCGTATTGTGTGTGATTGGATTATTATTCGTCATTTTCTTCGTACCCGAGACTCGGGGTAAGAGTTTGGAAGAGATCGAGAAGAAACTTACTGGTGGTTCAAGAAGAGTACGTAATTTGAACAGCAacaagtcaaatcaaaatggttgttaa